The following proteins come from a genomic window of Lolium rigidum isolate FL_2022 chromosome 5, APGP_CSIRO_Lrig_0.1, whole genome shotgun sequence:
- the LOC124654083 gene encoding F-box/LRR-repeat protein 14-like produces the protein MHCSMEDLPEALLAEIVLRITRTSDLNSLSLVSKQLYIIDASQRSAIRIGCGSFSAGEALASLCSRFTNLSKVEIDYAGWKCGHGNQLDNKDLLVISSQCPSLTELTLSFCSDINDSGLHYLAYCKKLISLRLNSVPEITSSGLLFVAVGCKSLSGLLLINCEKIGSVEWLEYLGWNGSLEELVVKNCEGISQYDILKLGPGWMKLRKFDFEIKGGFYRGYCFSEGGYDPLYNAHNPSRYDFCSESLKDLRLACFITGTEVGLRFLLGKCRALESLCLEYVHGLNDNDIIVLSEGCRNLKSISLSLKPVYYDDLDGDGFRTAFTDKSLKTLALNCPMLEAVELTFAGCDYTYPTEIGFTQKGLVVLIQSCPIRVLVLNGTNFFNDKGMMALSSAPFLETLELVDCWEVTDAGLCFIARTPHLINLTLRHCKCVTDVGVAELVHSQKLESLIIERCCRVSEQVVLGAGRSVQYSVEAPSLGELKRVFL, from the coding sequence ATGCATTGCTCTATGGAAGATCTCCCAGAGGCACTGTTGGCAGAGATTGTCTTAAGGATTACCAGAACAAGCGATCTGAATTCGCTTTCACTTGTGTCGAAGCAGCTCTACATCATCGATGCATCTCAAAGGAGTGCTATCCGCATCGGCTGCGGCTCTTTCTCTGCTGGAGAAGCCTTGGCATCACTTTGCTCCCGGTTCACAAATTTGTCAAAAGTGGAAATCGATTACGCTGGTTGGAAGTGTGGTCACGGGAATCAGTTGGACAACAAAGACCTCCTTGTGATTTCATCTCAATGCCCCTCCCTGACTGAGCTAACCTTAAGCTTCTGCTCAGACATCAATGACTCTGGTCTTCATTATCTAGCTTATTGCAAGAAGTTGATATCCCTGAGGTTGAACTCTGTACCAGAAATTACTTCAAGTGGGCTTCTATTTGTGGCAGTCGGTTGCAAGAGTCTATCTGGTCTCCTCCTTATCAACTGTGAGAAAATCGGAAGTGTGGAGTGGCTGGAGTACCTTGGCTGGAACGGGTCGTTGGAGGAGCTTGTAGTAAAGAATTGCGAGGGAATTAGCCAGTATGACATCCTAAAGCTTGGTCCAGGGTGGATGAAGCTCCGGAAGTTTGATTTTGAGATTAAGGGAGGATTCTACCGTGGTTATTGTTTTTCTGAGGGTGGTTATGATCCCCTATATAATGCTCACAACCCAAGTAGATATGATTTCTGCTCTGAGAGTTTGAAGGATTTGAGGTTGGCTTGTTTTATAACTGGGACAGAAGTAGGACTTCGTTTTCTGCTCGGGAAATGCCGAGCACTAGAGTCGCTGTGCCTGGAGTATGTTCATGGTCTAAATGACAACGACATAATTGTGTTATCTGAGGGCTGCCGTAACCTTAAAAGTATCTCACTTTCGCTCAAACCTGTGTACTATGATGATCTAGATGGTGATGGTTTCAGGACCGCATTTACTGACAAGAGCCTTAAGACTCTAGCACTCAATTGTCCTATGCTTGAGGCTGTTGAACTCACTTTTGCAGGTTGTGACTACACATATCCAACAGAAATAGGCTTCACACAGAAGGGCCTGGTGGTGCTCATTCAGTCCTGCCCGATTCGTGTTCTCGTGCTAAATGGCACCAACTTCTTTAATGACAAGGGaatgatggccctctcatctGCTCCATTTCTGGAGACACTCGAGCTTGTGGATTGCTGGGAAGTAACTGATGCTGGGTTGTGTTTCATTGCTCGTACCCCACACTTGATTAATCTCACGCTCCGCCACTGTAAATGTGTGACTGATGTTGGAGTGGCCGAGCTGGTACATTCACAGAAGTTGGAGTCTCTGATCATTGAAAGGTGCTGCCGGGTCTCCGAACAGGTTGTGCTGGGGGCTGGCAGATCAGTTCAGTACTCCGTCGAGGCTCCAAGCCTTGGCGAGCTAAAAAGGGTGTTCCTCTGA